Genomic segment of Aureibacillus halotolerans:
GTTTTTCTTTGCGTGTGCATCCGCTTTTATGGCTAATGGCGTTCACTGCGGTCGCCACGGGTTATTTTCGTGAGCTATTGATCATTTTTTTTCTTGTGTTGCTTCATGAGGGAGGGCATCTCTTAGCAGCGAAATGGTTCGGTTGGCGAGTGTCAAAAGTAGAGCTGTTTCCTTTTGGGGGCGTGCTTCACACAAACCAATATGGGAATGCGCCGCTGCATCAAGAGCTTTTGGTTGCATTGATGGGGCCTCTTCAACATGTTTGGTTGCTCTGCCTGCCGTACTCTTTTCTTCAAAGTACGTTTCATATGGATGCCAATTTGTATCAATTTTGGATGAGCTGTAACCTCTCCATGCTGCTGTTTAATCTTCTCCCCTTGTTTCCTCTTGATGGAGGACGAGTTTTGTATGCATTAGTGTCGTTTATTCTCTCGTACCAACGCTCGTTCTTCGTTAGCTTTGTTTGCTCTTGCCTCACAGGTGGGCTGTTTGTCCTGCTCCTTTGGTTAAAATCGCTCCATTCGTTAAACATCTGGTGTATTGCCGTTTTTATTGTATTTACCCACTGGGAGCTGTGGAAAAAAAGAGAGTATGCTTTTATTCAATTTCTTATAGAGCGAATGGCGACGACCGCTTTGCCTGTTCATCCCCTTCGATCTTCATCAGAAGAGTCGATTCGTTTTTTATTGCGGCGTTTACATCGTGGAAAGAAAGCACGGGTGACCTTTGGTGAATCCGTTTTATGGGATCATGACATCATTGCAGCCTATTATGTAAACGGGTGTATTCATTGCAATGTTGGGGATGTACAAGAAGTTTTGCGAAACATACATGAATCAGGGTACAATACGCCTGAGACATGGAGGAATGCAAAATGAAAGAAGTATATATTGACGCGCTCACACAGCCGATCCGTTTGGTGTGCATTGAGCACCAGCAGCTTCAGGATATTCGTTTCGAAGAGAAAACATCGCAACCGCTTTTGGAGGACTGTTACGCTGGGAAGGTGCTGCGTATTCATCCTGCTCTCCAAGCGGCTTTTATTGATATAGGAAGTCATAAGGGAGGATTTCTTCCATTAAATGAACTTCCTGATGGTGAGAATGGTCCCATTGAGTCGCGGCTTACGGAGGGACAGCGGGTTCTCGTACAGGTGAAAAAAGAGCCGTATCGTGACAAAGGTGCAAAGCTCACAATGAAGATTGAATTGAAGGCAAGCGGCATGGTGTACTTGCCGAAAAGTGGGTATGTGGCTGTTTCCAAAAAAATTAAATCCCCTGAAGCGAAACAGCGACTTCAAAAGCTTGCAGACAGTCTTTGTGAACCTGGAGAAGGCCTTTTGTTCCGTACCGAAGCGGAAGGGCTGACAGATGAACAGTTGACCATTGCCATGAATAGGCTACAAAATTCTTTTCAAGACCTTCTACATACGTTTCGCTCAGCAGCGGACGGAGCATTGTTACAACGCACATCATCCGTTATTTTAAATGTTGTGAAAGAGCTCGCTTCGTCTGAACAGATCCGAGTGATCACAAACAGTCGCCAATTTAAGACAGTGCTAGCAAGGAGCATTGAAGAGAATGTGGATTGGGTCACCGATGAGGGTGCTGTGCACTTGTTTTCCAATCATGGATTAGAAGCAACCATTGAACAAGTATTGTCTTCTGTTGTCCCGTTGCCCGGAGGAGGGCAGCTCGTCATCGAATCTTTGGAGGCATTGACTGTAATTGATGTGAACAGCGGTCAAGCTCTAGGACATCGTGTAAAGGAGCGAACAATCCAACGCACGAATGAAGAAGCTGCTCGCGAAATCCCACGACAGCTGAAGCTTCGCCAAATCGGTGGAATGGTTGTCGTTGACTTTATTGATATGAAAGAGCAGCATTTACGCGCTTCTATCGAAGGCACACTTCGAGCGGGGTTTTTAGATGATAAAACGCGTACGTCCTGTCTTGGTTTTACAGCTTTGGGACTGTACGAGATTGTTCGTAAGCGTACTGGTCAGCCACTTCAAGAACGTCTCACACAGCCGTGCCCAAGCTGTCAGGGGACTGGCGACGTCCTTTCAGAAGAGGAGTTTGTTCGTCAACTGCAGCAAAGCCTGCTTGAAAGTAACCGAAGTGAAGACGAAGCGGCACTAGTTGCTATTCATCGTGATCAAGACGCCACGAAAGATTGGAAGCAGCAGCTGTTTTCAAGACATCTGCCGTTCCAACATGTGCTGTTCACCGTCGGTCATGAGCTTGCGCCTTGTTCGTTTCGTGTGTTGCAAACAGGGTCTTTGAACGCCATAAAAGACGCTGCCGATCGACGAAGCTGAATTGACACTTCTTTAAATCTATGCTAGTATTCCAATGTTATCTATATGTAGCGCCCCTAGCTACAACCGCACATTCAAAGGTTCTAAGCACACTATTGTGCACCTAAGATGGCGAGTCTGAGTGATGACATAAGGAGGTGCATGGGAATGTACGCAATTATTGAAACTGGTGGCAAACAGCTAAGAGTCGTAGAAGGACAAGAAATTTACGTCGAGAAGCTTGAAGGTGAACAAGGCAGCCAAGTGACATTCGAAAACGTCTTGTTTGTAGGTGGAGACTCTGCAAAAGTAGGTGCTCCATTCGTTGATGGCGCAAAAGTAACGGCGAAGATTGAAAAGCAAGGCAAAGAAAAAAAGATCACGGTTTATAAATATAAGCCTAAAAAGAACTACCGTCGCAAGCAAGGACATCGTCAGCCTTACACGAAGCTTGTGATTGAGAAGATCAACGCCTAACAATGATTACTATACGCGTGACACGGCAATCTAATGTTTCAAGGATTCAGTCCGTCGAAATATCAGGTCATGCTGAAAGTGCTCCGTATGGACAGGATCTTGTATGTGCGGCTGTATCTGCGGTCGCCATTGGCGGCATCAATGCAGTGATTGAACTTTGTCAGCTTCGCCTTCATGTCGAACAGGATGACAAAGCTGGTGGCTATTTAGCGGTGACGGTGCCCGCTCATGAAGAAAGTGAGCAGCATCGAAAAGCGCAATGGTTGCTAGAAGGAATGCTGTCATCGCTTCGTACAATTGAGGCGCAGTATGGCGAGTACTTAGTGTACAAAGAACAGCATTAAAAAAGGAGGTGCAACATCCATGTTAACTTTAGACTTGCAGTTTTTTGCATCCAAAAAAGGTGTAGGTAGCACAAAGAACGGTCGTGACTCCCAATCAAAACGCCTTGGCGCTAAACGTGCTGACGGTCAGCTTGTGTCAGGAGGATCTATCCTCTTCCGTCAACGCGGCACGAAAATTTACCCAGGGGTAAACGTAGGCCGTGGCGGCGACGATACACTTTACGCAAAAACGGAAGGCATTGTTCGTTTTGAACGTGTCGGTCGCGATCGTAAACGTGTAAGTGTTTATCCTATTGCTCAAGAAGCGTAAACAAAGGTAAAATACCCTGATCCTTAACGGTTCAGGGTATTTTTTTGCAATTAAAGCGATTCTCTTACTTCCCTTAAGCGGTTTTTTATAGAAGCAGTTCTATTGCAGAAAAAAGTTTGTGATATAATGAGAACCATCAATGGTTGGTCAAAAGACCGTAACAATTCAAGCCTAGGAGCTTTTCACGACAATGAAAAAATGGAGCAGTGTGGAGCTGATTCGTCACTACCGCCACGAATGGCTCAACAAGTTGCAAATCATTCATGGGAATCTTCAATTAAACAATACAGCAGAAGCAGAGCGTATTGTCGAACAGATTATTCATGCCACGATTAATGAATCGAACCTGACCAATACAGGAATGGATAGGCTGACCGAATATTTGCTTACGTTTTCTTGGACGACACGGGTTTGCCTAATTGATTATGAGGTGATTGGCGAGGTTCGCGAAATTAAAACACTTGATGATGCCATTTACACGTTTGTGTCCTCATTTGTGGATACTATTGAACACAATGCCGATACTTCTAAAGAGCAGTGGGTGGCAGTAACGCTTGAATTAGCAAGCGATGGAGTGCATTGCAATCTTAGTTTTGAAGGAAAGCTTGTGGATGAAGCTCCATTAAATCGCTGGCTTGAGAATGTTAACGTAGGGACATATGACAAGCTTGAAAATGATTTGATCGCACTCGAGGTGACATCTCGTTTTTAACCTTCTCAACGAAATAATAAAGTAGGTGTAAACATGTTTGTCGATGACGTAAAAGTATTTGTAAAGGGCGGAGATGGAGGCAATGGGATGGTCGCCTTCCGCCGTGAAAAATATGTACCAAAAGGCGGCCCTGCCGGAGGAGACGGCGGAAATGGTGGCGACGTTGTATTTAAAGTAGATGAAGGTCTACGAACACTGATGGACTTTCGATACCAACGTCACTTTAAAGCAGACCGTGGAGAAAACGGGATGTCTAAAAACCAGCATGGCAAAAACTCCGCGCCTATGATTGTAAAGGTCCCACCAGGTACGGTTGTTCATGATGAAGAAACAGGCGAAATTATCGCTGACTTAACCGACCATGCCAGCTCAGCAGTTATTGCAAAAGGCGGACGAGGGGGACGGGGCAATAGCCGTTTCGCTACCCCTGCCAACCCAGCACCAGAATTGTCTGAGAATGGTGAACCGGCGCAAGAGCGTACGATTCGAATTGAACTTAAATTACTGGCAGACGCCGGTTTTGTTGGATTCCCATCTGTTGGGAAATCGACATTACTTTCCGTCATGTCGGCTGCCCGTCCAAAAATAGGCGATTATCATTTTACGACGATAAAGCCAAATCTCGGCGTTGCTGAAACGGAGGATAACCGTAGCTTTGTGATTGCGGATTTGCCTGGGTTAATTGAAGGGGCGTCGCAAGGGTTAGGATTAGGCCACCAATTTCTTCGCCACATAGAACGAACAAAAGTCATTGTTCATGTGATTGATATGGCAGGAATTGAAGGGCGCGACCCAATTGAAGATTTTCATACAATTAATGAAGAGCTGAAGCAGTATCAGCTTCGGTTAGCAGAACGTCCTCAGGTGGTCGCGGCCAACAAAATGGATCTTCCTGACGCGGAAGCCAATCTTGATGCGTTTCGAAAAGCCATTGGTGACGACGTGACAATTGTGCCGATTTCAGCTGTCACACGGCAAGGATTACGAGAACTCTCCTTTGCCATCGCAGACCTAGTGGATACCACACCAGCCTTTCCATTACATGAAGTCGACGAAGAGAAATCACATAAGCTTTACTCCGCAGAAGAGGAAGAGCCGTTTTATATTACGAGAGACAGTGATGGCACATTCGTACTGCAAGGAGCAAGCCTTGAGAAAAAATTCCAGATGACGGACTTCGCAAGGGATCAATCGGTCCTGCGCTTCGCAAGACAAATGAGAAGCTTAGGCGTAGACGATGCACTCCGTGAAAAAGGGGCAAAAGACGGTGACATCGTCCGCATTATGGAATATGAATTTGAATTTGTGGAGTAGTCGTTGTGACGGGAGTGGAGTAAAGTGGAGAATAAGAAGGCAAAGTATTACTTAGTTCGCGAGGACATTCTTCCAGAAGCCGCTAGAAAAACACTACAAGCAAAGGAATTGCTTGATCGAAAAAAAGCAGCCACCATCCATGAAGCCGCAGATCGCGTAGGCTTAAGCAGAAGTGCATTTTACCGGTACAAAGACGCCGTGTACCCATTTTCAACAATGGTTAAGGAAAAAATCGTCTCATTGTTTTTCCATTTGCACGACCAGTCAGGTACATTGTCCAAGTTGCTAAGCATCGTTGCCGAGTTTCAATGCAACGTACTCACGATTCACCAAACCATCCCCCTACAAGGAATGGCCAACGTCACCCTATCCATGGACATCACCGCCATCAACTCCGACCTAGGCGACATGCTAGACATGCTAAGAACCCTAGACTTCGTCGAAAAAGTAGAACTCCTAGGAACCGGAGCTTAAAGACGAAAAGCGGAGGCGAGCGCGTTTTGAAGCGCAGAGTAGAACATCACGGGGCGAAGAAATGGTTCTTCACATTTCTCTCGCACCGGGATTTCTACCTCGCTGCTTCAGCGAGCCGTAGCTAGCCAAGAAAAGCGGAGCGCCGTTGTACAGAAGCGCAGGTCAGAACATCATTGGGCAGTGAAATGGTTCTTTCATTTCACTAGCCCGAGGATTTCTGCGCCGCAGCTTCTACGGCGCGCAGCTAGCCAAGAAAAGCGGAGGCGAGCACGTTTTGAAACGGAGGGCAGAACATCACGGCACGAGGAAATGGTTCTTCACATTTCCTCAGTGGCGGGATTTCTGTCCCGCAGTTTCAGCGAGCAGGAGCTGGACAAGAAAAGCGGAGGCGAGCACGTTTTGAAGCGCGAATCACAATAAGCAACATTCAATCACGAGTAAGGAAAGCTGGGAGTGAAACAACCATGAGTAAAATTGGTTATTTAGGACCAAAAGGAACTTTTTCATCTGAGGCTGTTTCACTAGCCTTTACAGCAGGTGAGCCTGTACCCTATTCAACAATTCCCGCGTGTATTGAGGCAGTGAGTAGTGGAGAGGTCGATTATGGAGTAGTGCCTTTAGAAAACACGCTAGAAGGCTCTGTGAACTTGACTATAGACTACTTAATCCACGAAAAAACCTTGCCAATCGTAGGAGAAGTCATTGTTCCCATTCAGCAACATCTGCTTGTGCATGCTGATTTTGCAACAGATTGGCGATCAACTGTCACAAAAGTGATTTCTCACCCGCATGCCTTAGCCCAATGCTATCAATTTCTCCGTAATGAATTGCCAAATGCCGAAATGGAAACAATGTCATCCACCGCGGCAGCTGCGCAATATATCGCGGAAAAAAAGGATCCTTCGTTGGCTGCTATTGCTCATCACAATGCGGCGAAGGAGTTTTCGCTTGTCCTGGCCAAAGAGAATATCCATGATTTTGCGAACAATCATACGAGGTTTCTCATTTTACATCGCCAAGGGAAATCGATCAAAATGGATACGGAGCGATTCAAAACGACGTTCCACATTGCGTTGCCTCAGGACAAGCCAGGCAGCTTGCATCAGGTGCTGTCCGCGTTCAGCTGGAGACAATTAAACCTTAGTAAAATTGAATCTAGACCAATGAAAACGGGACTTGGGCGGTATTTTTTCATTATTGACATAGACCATCCTCTGGACGAGGTGCTTTTGCCTGGTGCGCAGGCGGAGTTAGAAGCGCTAGGCTGTCAGGTTCGCATATTAGGGAGCTATCCTTCTTTTGAGGCCATAGCAACGAAGACGACGTCTGGGATCTAAACAATCCTTAAACCTTGTTCGCTCTATAAAGAAAGGGTATGAAGTACTCATAGTAAAAGGGATGTCCAAAAGTCACAACGTTGACTTTTGGGACATCCCTTTTTATTCTTCCTCGATAAGAATCCCAGCTTCTCTTAACTGTACACACGCTTGATCAATACAGCGCTGATGCATGGATGCAATTGTATGCAAGTGCAAACCGCCAGTAAGCTCTAGCAAATACGACGCATTTTGCTTGGCAGATCGTTTTACAAACTCGTCGACCTCTTCTATCGTTGCGATTTCAAGTCGAGCAACAATTTCCCCATACAACGCATGCATGATGGTGACATCCTTCACGTGACAGCCTGCATTCACAATGATTTCTAATTCTTTGCGTGTGTCTTCACCTTGATGATGACAGACGATCACTTGTTCAATATGGGTCACGGCGGGCTGCTGCTGTAAGTAAAGGTACCCGTCTGATGTCGCTATAAGAGGTTCACCACGTGCTTTTAACAATGAAATGTCCTGCACAATAACCTGACGACTTACGTTTGTTCGTTGTGCAAGGTCACTGCCTTTGACCGCCTTCACTGACGCCTTAAGCCACTCCAAAATGGCTTGCCTCCGTGGTTCACCAAGGAGTTTTTTATCAGACATAGCCATTCCCCCATCTATCCTAATCTCTTCAAATATGCTTAGAAGCCATTATACCAAAACATTCAACACTACAGTACATATCCTCTACCATCATGACATATATGTCTAGTAGTGCGTGATGTCACATAAGGTGTGCGCATACTTTTTTACGAACCTTTAGTAGCATTTTGCCCATGGGTTCATATACTGGCAATGACTACTGTATAGAAGGGAGAACAGAAATTTGAAAATACACATCGTCCAGAAGGGGGATACCCTTTGGAACCTTGCGCAAAAGTATAAGGTTCCATTTGCCCAGCTGAAGCAAGCGAATACGCAGCTCGCAAATCCTGATGAGATCATGCCGGGAATGAAAATCAAAATTCCATCCGGTAGTGTCCAAGTGAAGAAAGAAGCGCCGACTGCTCCCAAAGCACCAAAGGAACAACCAACACCTGCCCCAGCGCCTGCGCCGAAAGCACAGAAGAAGTATTATGATAAAACTCCAAAGGCTGTGCAACCGTATCATTATGATGAAAGTGTATCCATCGACATGCCTCAAGTGCATCAGTCTATGTACAATGTGTACCTACCACCTGCACCTGTAAAAAAAGAAGCACCAAAACCTAAGCCTGTCGTCAAAGAAAAGGTGAAGGAAAAAGTAAAAGAAAAAGTTGCTCCAAAAAAAGAAGCTCCTATACCGCCGAAAAAAGAAGCGCCAGCTCCACCACCGCCACCACCTCAACCACAACAGCAAATGATGCAGTTACCACCGTATCCTTGTTATCCAGTGAGCCCAATTTTGCCTGGGTCAGGGCTTGATTGTCCACCGGAGCAAATGCATCATCAGCCATGGGGATACCCACAGCAGCCGCAATATCCAGTCGCTGGTGCAGAGGATGAATCGTGTGGATGTGGAGGACCTCCTATGCAGCCATGGCCACAGCAAGGGCAGCCACTACCGTACTATCCACAGCAAGGCTACATGCAGCAAGGGTACCAATGGATGGAAAGCGGTGACAATGCATCGTATGGCTGGCCAAATGCTGAAGATATGGAGTCTCCAGAAGGAGGGTATCCAGGGTATCCACAGATGATGCCACAGCAAGGTCAAATGGGCTATATGCCAATGCCACAACAAGGTCAAATGGGGTATATGCCGCAGCAAGGCCAAATGTACGCATCACCAGAGCAAATGGGTGCAATGATGCCACCACAGCAAGGCCAAATGTACGCATCACCAGAACAAATGGGTGCAATGATGCCACCACAGCAAGGCCAAATGTACGCATCGCCAGAACAAATGGGCGGAATGATGCCACCACAGCAAGGCCAAATGTACGCATCGCCTGAGCAAATGGGCGGAATGATGCCACCACAGCAAGGTCAAATGTACGCGTCACCTGAGCAATGGGGTCAGGAAGCCGGCCAACAAGACCAATGGTACCTAGGCTATCCGCAGGAATATATGAACATGCGTGGTGGTCCCGGCTATGACCCATCATACGCCTATGATCAGGAGCCACAGGCGCCTCAAGGCCCGGCCTATCAATTTCCTGAAGTAGATGAAGAGGACAGTCACGATGACTAGAGAGGCACAAGGCGATTTCCGCAGGAATCGTCTTTTTTTAGACGCAGATTCTGCGTTTGGCTTTGACCATCCTAATGTGAAGCAAATAAAGCACAATGTGTTTTTCGTTTCAACAAACCGCAAGCATTATGTGATTAAAGGATACACAAATCAGGCGGCGGCAAGAAGACAATGGCATCTTGCTAAAGCCTTAAAAAGTGAGGGGTTTCATCGCGGCCTTGAGTACAGACGCTTCCCTTCTGGATCCTATGTTGTAAAAACAGAGGGCATGTATTGGCTAAGCATGAAACGACTTCCACAAAAACGTCCGGTTCACTTCCAAAATGGAAAAGACCGTGAAAAAGCGGGCGATTTGCTTCATGCGTTTCACGGCGTTATTCAGACGCAAAACAACGTTCAACTTCCTGATTACTCATTATTAAAGCATTGGGAGAAGCGGTTTGATCAATTTTGTAAAGAAGACAGTCTCTATACATTGGCTGAGGTCATCGGAAAAAAACGTGCTAAAGAGGCTTTAAGATGGGGAGATATTGCGCTTTCGAAGCTGCGAAGATATCGACTTTACGAGCTAGAGGAAAAAGCAAAAAGCAGAGGGCAGGCCATCCATAGGGATACGGCCGCGCATAACTTTATACTTACACCGGACGATTCCTTGCATATGATTGATTTTGACCTAGCTGCATCTGCTCCTGAAGCGTACGATTGGTTGCAGCTGTCGTTACGTTATATGCCATGGATGCAATGGTCCCTAAATGCTCTTGGAAAAGAACGCTACATTCGTTCTTTCCTACAAAAAAAATGGTTCTTAACAGGGCTGCTCTATCCAGCGGATTTATATCGAGACTGGAATGCTGCAATGAAAGAAAATAATTCTCGTTCGTTTGATTGGTTTGCTTCAATCCATTCGATTGAGCACAGGGTATCTTATTTTGATGAAATAAGCAGGCAGCTTGAATCCCCTTCATTAAAGTCAACGTAATGGTTACTGCCACATGCTATGGTATACTAATTACTATAATGCATTGTAAAAGGACTCTCCTTTTTGCATAACGGAAAGGGGTTTTTTTCATGTCTACCTTTTTTAAAACAAGTGAGTTTTTAGCGATCGTTTGATATCATAGAAATATATGTTCGGTTAAAAAGGGGTTGGGTTTATGTATGATTTTATAAAAGGCACTGTTGCTTACGTTTGTCCTCAGTATATTACACTTGATGTGAACGGTGTTGGGTACCAGCTGCTTCTGCCTCATCCCTTGCAGTATGAAGCAAAAAAGGGAGAGGTTTTGCAGCTGTTTACTCATTTTTATGTTAGAGAAGATGCGCAACATCTATATGGGTTCCCAACGCGAGAGGATCGTATATTGTTTCAATTGCTTTTAAGTGTGACAGGTATTGGTCCTAAAGGTGGGTTAGCGATCTTAGCAGCAGGTCGACTTGAGGATATTGTAAAGGCGATTGATTCAGAGGATGAGACCTTTTTAATGAAGTTCCCAGGGATCGGTAAAAAAACAGCAAGGCAAATGATTTTGGATTTAAAAGGGAAGGTGTCCGAATTTTTGCCTTCGCATCAGATGAACCTCGTTGCAGCGACAGAAGAAGCAACAATGAATACAGAGCTTGAGGAAGCAGCTGAGGCGCTGCTTGCACTTGGCTATAGCCAACGTGAGGTTGATAAAATTCGTCCATTGTTAGAACACGAAGACCTTACAGCTGAAGCCTATGTCAAAAAAGCGTTGCAAATGATGCTAGAAGGAAAACGGAGGCGATAACGATGCCTGAGGAGGAACGATTTGTCCAGCAAGCGCCTTTAGTAGGGGAGCATGAAGAGCCGTCTTTACGACCACAGCTGCTTTCCCAATACATAGGGCAGGAAGGCATTAAGCAAAATTTATCGATTTTTATTAATGCGGCTAAACTCAGAGAAGAACCATTGGATCATGTGCTCTTGTATGGACCACCTGGCCTTGGAAAAACAACATTAGCGAGTATCATTGCCAATGAAATGGGTGTGCAGCTTCGGACAACCTCAGGCCCGGCACTTGAGAAGTCAGGTGACTTGGCAGCGGTCTTGACTTCTTTGCAGCCTGGAGACGTATTGTTTATTGATGAAATCCACCGTTTGCCTCGTGCGATTGAAGAAGTGTTGTACCCTGCGATGGAGGATTTTTGTCTTGATATCATTATTGGCAAGGATGAGACAGCACGATCCATCCGCCTAGACCTGCCGCCCTTCACGCTCGTTGGGGCAACGACGAGGGCTGGGAGCTTATCCGCGCCACTTAGGGATCGTTTTGGCGTCACTGAGCGCTTGGATTACTACACTTTTGCAGAGCTTGCCTATATTGCGAAACGAACAGCTGAACTCTTTGACATTGAGATGGAGGAGGCAGCTGCTGAGCAAATTGCAAGAAGGTCTCGTGGCACACCGCGCATTACCAACCGATTAGTAAAACGTGTCCGTGATTTTGCACAGGTGATCGGGAATGGGCATATTGATGCTGCCATTGCGAATCAAGCATTAGATGCACTCAATGTAGATGAGCTTGGCTTAGATGCCATTGATCGTCGACTTCTCCTCGGCATGATTGAAAAGTTTCGTGGAGGTCCGGTTGGTCTGGATACGATAGCGGCGGCCATTGGGGAGGAATCTCCGACCATTGAAGAAATGTACGAGCCTTACTTGATGCAGATCGGTTTTTTACAGCGGACACCTCGTGGACGGATGGTCACGCCTGCCGTGTATTCGTATTTTAAAATGGAGGTACCACAGCATGACCGACATGTCTAAGCTGTTCATTGGAGGAGGCATTTTGCTGATTTTGATTGGGCTTGCCTGGCCTCTCATTGGAAAGCTTCCTGGTGATCTAATGTTCAAAAAAGGGAACACGACAGTTTTTTTTCCGATCGTAACCTGTATCATCATTAGCATCGTGCTGTCGCTCGTGTTATCATTGTTCGGGAAGTTTAAATAGGAGAAAGGGGTCCAGTGGAACGAATGCCGTTCTGCGCCAACTATGAAAGTAAGTGAGTTTGATTTTCACCTCCCGGAGCGATTGATCGCTCAACAACCACTGTTAGATCGAACGGGATCACGCCTGCTAACAGTAGACAGGGAAACGGGGAAGACGGAGCATAGGACCTTTGTGGATTTACTTGATAAGGTACGTCCCGGAGATTGCCTTGTATTTAATCAATCGAAGGTATTGCCAGCCCGACTAATTGGCACCAAAAATGAGACAGGAGCAACCATTGAATTGCTGCTGTTAAAGCAGACAGAAAAAACGGATC
This window contains:
- a CDS encoding Spo0B C-terminal domain-containing protein, with product MKKWSSVELIRHYRHEWLNKLQIIHGNLQLNNTAEAERIVEQIIHATINESNLTNTGMDRLTEYLLTFSWTTRVCLIDYEVIGEVREIKTLDDAIYTFVSSFVDTIEHNADTSKEQWVAVTLELASDGVHCNLSFEGKLVDEAPLNRWLENVNVGTYDKLENDLIALEVTSRF
- the obgE gene encoding GTPase ObgE, yielding MFVDDVKVFVKGGDGGNGMVAFRREKYVPKGGPAGGDGGNGGDVVFKVDEGLRTLMDFRYQRHFKADRGENGMSKNQHGKNSAPMIVKVPPGTVVHDEETGEIIADLTDHASSAVIAKGGRGGRGNSRFATPANPAPELSENGEPAQERTIRIELKLLADAGFVGFPSVGKSTLLSVMSAARPKIGDYHFTTIKPNLGVAETEDNRSFVIADLPGLIEGASQGLGLGHQFLRHIERTKVIVHVIDMAGIEGRDPIEDFHTINEELKQYQLRLAERPQVVAANKMDLPDAEANLDAFRKAIGDDVTIVPISAVTRQGLRELSFAIADLVDTTPAFPLHEVDEEKSHKLYSAEEEEPFYITRDSDGTFVLQGASLEKKFQMTDFARDQSVLRFARQMRSLGVDDALREKGAKDGDIVRIMEYEFEFVE
- the rpmA gene encoding 50S ribosomal protein L27, which translates into the protein MLTLDLQFFASKKGVGSTKNGRDSQSKRLGAKRADGQLVSGGSILFRQRGTKIYPGVNVGRGGDDTLYAKTEGIVRFERVGRDRKRVSVYPIAQEA
- the rplU gene encoding 50S ribosomal protein L21 — translated: MYAIIETGGKQLRVVEGQEIYVEKLEGEQGSQVTFENVLFVGGDSAKVGAPFVDGAKVTAKIEKQGKEKKITVYKYKPKKNYRRKQGHRQPYTKLVIEKINA
- a CDS encoding Rne/Rng family ribonuclease, giving the protein MKEVYIDALTQPIRLVCIEHQQLQDIRFEEKTSQPLLEDCYAGKVLRIHPALQAAFIDIGSHKGGFLPLNELPDGENGPIESRLTEGQRVLVQVKKEPYRDKGAKLTMKIELKASGMVYLPKSGYVAVSKKIKSPEAKQRLQKLADSLCEPGEGLLFRTEAEGLTDEQLTIAMNRLQNSFQDLLHTFRSAADGALLQRTSSVILNVVKELASSEQIRVITNSRQFKTVLARSIEENVDWVTDEGAVHLFSNHGLEATIEQVLSSVVPLPGGGQLVIESLEALTVIDVNSGQALGHRVKERTIQRTNEEAAREIPRQLKLRQIGGMVVVDFIDMKEQHLRASIEGTLRAGFLDDKTRTSCLGFTALGLYEIVRKRTGQPLQERLTQPCPSCQGTGDVLSEEEFVRQLQQSLLESNRSEDEAALVAIHRDQDATKDWKQQLFSRHLPFQHVLFTVGHELAPCSFRVLQTGSLNAIKDAADRRS
- a CDS encoding ACT domain-containing protein, encoding MENKKAKYYLVREDILPEAARKTLQAKELLDRKKAATIHEAADRVGLSRSAFYRYKDAVYPFSTMVKEKIVSLFFHLHDQSGTLSKLLSIVAEFQCNVLTIHQTIPLQGMANVTLSMDITAINSDLGDMLDMLRTLDFVEKVELLGTGA
- a CDS encoding transcription repressor NadR, producing the protein MSDKKLLGEPRRQAILEWLKASVKAVKGSDLAQRTNVSRQVIVQDISLLKARGEPLIATSDGYLYLQQQPAVTHIEQVIVCHHQGEDTRKELEIIVNAGCHVKDVTIMHALYGEIVARLEIATIEEVDEFVKRSAKQNASYLLELTGGLHLHTIASMHQRCIDQACVQLREAGILIEEE
- the pheA gene encoding prephenate dehydratase — its product is MSKIGYLGPKGTFSSEAVSLAFTAGEPVPYSTIPACIEAVSSGEVDYGVVPLENTLEGSVNLTIDYLIHEKTLPIVGEVIVPIQQHLLVHADFATDWRSTVTKVISHPHALAQCYQFLRNELPNAEMETMSSTAAAAQYIAEKKDPSLAAIAHHNAAKEFSLVLAKENIHDFANNHTRFLILHRQGKSIKMDTERFKTTFHIALPQDKPGSLHQVLSAFSWRQLNLSKIESRPMKTGLGRYFFIIDIDHPLDEVLLPGAQAELEALGCQVRILGSYPSFEAIATKTTSGI
- a CDS encoding site-2 protease family protein, whose translation is MIKNSFSLRVHPLLWLMAFTAVATGYFRELLIIFFLVLLHEGGHLLAAKWFGWRVSKVELFPFGGVLHTNQYGNAPLHQELLVALMGPLQHVWLLCLPYSFLQSTFHMDANLYQFWMSCNLSMLLFNLLPLFPLDGGRVLYALVSFILSYQRSFFVSFVCSCLTGGLFVLLLWLKSLHSLNIWCIAVFIVFTHWELWKKREYAFIQFLIERMATTALPVHPLRSSSEESIRFLLRRLHRGKKARVTFGESVLWDHDIIAAYYVNGCIHCNVGDVQEVLRNIHESGYNTPETWRNAK
- a CDS encoding ribosomal-processing cysteine protease Prp, with translation MITIRVTRQSNVSRIQSVEISGHAESAPYGQDLVCAAVSAVAIGGINAVIELCQLRLHVEQDDKAGGYLAVTVPAHEESEQHRKAQWLLEGMLSSLRTIEAQYGEYLVYKEQH